In a single window of the Porites lutea chromosome 14, jaPorLute2.1, whole genome shotgun sequence genome:
- the LOC140924135 gene encoding microspherule protein 1-like isoform X3 — protein sequence MMNLLRAVLKRPPSRELTLQDWRKKLKDQCLQVKVQKNSERARSGPLHVENPQVNKDFGRWRPADDLALITAIQQTNDLTAVYLGVKFSCRFSQKEIQERWYQLLYDPVVSRLATTAIKQLPPDIIAEAQNSALWSKDEENILANVPANSPASLELFQDLLGKNPAVFHQCRSAKALRNHWLLMRQFQLLSDQTVSTAEHAMSFSDAEELINDAELLEAKDDNLEQELSLADKRNKREIRLLEGEIPLWQVIVEKLNAATGTTTVTPASEFDSHTLAVLRGRLVRYLMRSREITVGRSTADSHVDVDLSLEGPAWKISRRQAVIKLRSDGEYYVINEGRRPLYIDGKPVVVGTKARLHHNSTFEICGLRFVFLINQDIPGATKETKQVAPSQHGKVT from the exons CCTACAGGTAAAGGTCCAAAAAAACAGCGAAAGAGCAAGGTCAGGACCACTACATGTAGAG AATCCTCAAGTGAATAAAGATTTTGGACGATGGAGACCAGCAGATGATTTGGCTCTCATCACTGCAATCCAACAG ACAAATGACTTGACCGCTGTTTACCTTGGAGTGAAGTTCTCTTGTCGGTTCAGTCAGAAAGAAATTCAAGAGAGATGGTATCAGCTTCTCTATGATCCCGTGGTGTCTAG GTTGGCTACAACTGCAATTAAACAGCTTCCCCCAGACATTATAGCTGAGGCACAAAACAGTGCACTTTGGAGCAAGGATGAGGAAAACATCTTAGCCAACGTTCCTGCA AACAGTCCGGCTTCATTAGAATTATTCCAGGACTTGTTAGGTAAAAATCCAGCAGTTTTTCACCAGTGTCGATCAGCCAAGGCTTTAAGGAATCACTGGCTTCTTATGCGACAATTTCAGCTCCTTTCTGATCAAACAG TTTCCACAGCAGAGCATGCCATGAGCTTCTCTGATGCTGAGGAGCTGATCAATGATGCAGAACTACT GGAAGCTAAAGATGACAATTTGGAGCAAGAGCTTTCTTTAGCTGACAAACGTAACAAACGAGAAATTCGTCTCTTAGAAGGCGAAATTCCGCTTTGGCAAGTTATTGTGGAGAAACTCAACGCAGCAA CAGGTACTACAACTGTGACCCCAGCCAGTGAATTTGATTCTCATACCCTTGCAGTACTTAGGGGCCGGCTGGTTCGGTACCTCATGCGCTCCAGagag ATTACTGTTGGAAGATCTACAGCTGACAGCCATGTTGATGTAGACCTGTCCTTAGAAGGACCAGCCTGGAAAATCTCAAGACGACAA GCGGTTATTAAACTGCGAAGTGACGGTGAGTATTACGTCATCAACGAGGGGCGCAGACCGCTGTACATAGATGGTAAGCCTGTCGTCGTGGGAACCAAAGCGAGGCTCCATCACAACTCTACTTTTGAG ATTTGCGGTCTTCGCTTCGTGTTTCTGATAAACCAAGACATTCCAGGAGcgacaaaggaaacaaaacaagTCGCGCCCTCGCAGCACGGAAAAGTCACTTAA